A genomic stretch from Myxocyprinus asiaticus isolate MX2 ecotype Aquarium Trade chromosome 24, UBuf_Myxa_2, whole genome shotgun sequence includes:
- the LOC127414855 gene encoding YTH domain-containing family protein 1-like, producing the protein MSTTGIDPQTSKGQDGKVQNGSLHQKETVHDNDFEPYLTGQSNPNNSYQSMTDPYLSSYYAPSIGFPYPLSEAPWSTGGDPPIPYLTPYAPLSNGDHHFMHDTVFGQPGGLGSSIYPHRFNFFPENPAFSAWGTSGSQGQQTQSSAYGGSYSYPPSSLGGTLVPDGQTGFPNDTLNKAPGMNSLEQGMVGLKIGGDVTGGGSGVKTVGSVIGGGPVAAAVATGNGGTPIGMPPPKPTSWAAIASKPAKPQQLKVKSKPGMPMAGGTLPPPPIKHNMDIGTWDNKGPVTKVASPLPPHHQQQPPLHSQGHLPPHHHGLPPPPQPPMPAAQSLAQQMAMQGPPTPHSYHNHTPAPPPQTRWVAPRNRNPGYGGGGSMDSSGSSSGGGVGNGGGGGPPGSGIIESHPVLEKLRAAHSYNPKEFDWNLKNGRVFIIKSYSEDDIHRSIKYSIWCSTEHGNKRLDSAFRAINGKGPVYLLFSVNGSGHFCGVAEMRSPVDYGTSAGVWAQDKWKGKFDVDWLFVKDVPNSQLRHIRLENNDNKPVTNSRDTQEVPLEKAKQVLKIIATYKHTTSIFDDFSHYEKRQEEEEVVRKTIEPVPLQNRSRLDQERQNRSKE; encoded by the exons ATGTCTACAACCGGTATTGACCCACAG ACATCGAAAGGGCAAGACGGTAAAG TGCAAAATGGCTCTCTCCATCAAAAGGAAACAGTCCACGACAATGACTTTGAACCATACCTCACCGGCCAGTCTAATCCG AATAACAGTTACCAATCTATGACTGACCCATACCTGTCCAGCTACTATGCCCCCTCCATTGGGTTCCCATACCCTCTCAGCGAGGCCCCCTGGTCCACGGGCGGAGACCCGCCAATCCCATACCTCACACCATATGCCCCCCTCAGCAATGGAGACCACCACTTCATGCATGACACTGTGTTTGGACAGCCGGGAGGTCTAGGTAGTAGCATCTATCCCCACCGTTTTAACTTTTTTCCAGAGAACCCTGCATTTTCTGCCTGGGGTACTAGCGGTTCCCAGGGCCAACAGACTCAGAGCTCTGCATATGGGGGCAGTTACAGTTACCCGCCCAGTTCTCTTGGAGGCACCCTGGTGCCGGACGGGCAAACAGGCTTCCCTAATGACACACTGAACAAAGCACCAGGTATGAACAGCTTGGAGCAGGGCATGGTGGGGCTAAAGATTGGTGGTGATGTGACAGGAGGTGGATCAGGAGTGAAAACGGTGGGCTCAGTTATTGGTGGAGGGCCAGTGGCTGCAGCAGTGGCCACTGGTAATGGTGGAACACCTATAGGCATGCCACCCCCCAAACCCACATCCTGGGCAGCCATCGCTAGCAAGCCAGCCAAGCCTCAGCAGCTGAAGGTGAAGAGTAAGCCAGGGATGCCCATGGCTGGAGGCACCCTGCCCCCGCCACCCATCAAACATAACATGGACATTGGCACTTGGGACAATAAGGGGCCTGTGACTAAAGTGGCCTCCCCACTGCCCCCCCACCACCAGCAGCAGCCTCCCCTCCACTCCCAGGGTCACCTACCACCTCACCATCACGGGCTCCCACCCCCACCTCAGCCTCCCATGCCAGCTGCCCAATCACTTGCCCAGCAGATGGCTATGCAGGGCCCGCCCACTCCACATTCTTACCATAACCACACCCCAGCTCCTCCCCCTCAAACCCGATGGGTTGCCCCACGCAACCGTAACCCTGGTTACGGCGGTGGTGGCAGCATGGACAGTAGTGGCTCCTCAAGTGGTGGAGGGGTAGGTAACGGCGGCGGAGGTGGTCCTCCAGGCTCCGGTATCATTGAGTCCCACCCGGTCCTGGAAAAGCTCCGTGCAGCGCACAGCTACAACCCCAAGGAATTTGATTGGAACCTGAAAAATGGTCGGGTATTCATTATTAAGAGTTACTCGGAGGACGACATCCACCGCTCCATCAAGTACTCCATCTGGTGCAGCACGGAACATGGTAACAAACGGCTGGATTCTGCTTTTCGTGCGATCAACGGCAAAGGTCCCGTCTATCTGCTGTTCAGTGTTAACGGCAGCGGACACTTCTGTGGCGTGGCGGAGATGCGCTCGCCTGTAGACTACGGCACCAGCGCCGGCGTTTGGGCACAGGACAAGTGGAAGGGCAAATTTGATGTGGACTGGCTGTTTGTTAAAGACGTGCCCAATAGCCAGCTCAGGCATATCCGACTGGAGAACAATGACAACAAGCCCGTGACAAACTCCCGTGACACACAAGAGGTGCCTCTGGAGAAGGCCAAGCAGGTCCTGAAGATCATCGCCACCTACAAACATACCACCTCCATCTTCGATGACTTCTCACACTATGAGAAACGTcaggaggaggaagaggtggTAAGAAAG
- the nkain5 gene encoding sodium/potassium-transporting ATPase subunit beta-1-interacting protein 3 isoform X2: MGHCTGRCMLIFFCTVQLITAVERQVFDFLGYQWAPILVNFLHIIVVILVLFGTVQYKPRYIVLYIAWTVFWVTWNIFICCLYLDLGGLSKDSDYLSLGLSSQRSWWKDNSPGCAIRNLPTTRWQHLESPALVSEMGCMLEYQYIEVVHSALQLFLSAIGFVFACYVVSIFTEEDDPCLFV, translated from the exons ATGGGGCACTGCACTGGGAGGTGTATGTTGATATTCTTCTGCACTGTTCAGCTG atCACTGCTGTGGAGAGACAGGTGTTTGATTTTCTAGGTTACCAGTGGGCGCCCATCCTTGTCAACTTCCTGCACATCATTGTGGTGATATTGGTCTTGTTTGGGACAGTCCAGTACAAGCCCCGTTATATAGTTTTG TATATAGCCTGGACTGTGTTTTGGGTGACATGGAACATCTTTATCTGTTGCCTTTATCTAGACCTTGGAGGACTCTCAAAG GACAGTGATTATCTGTCATTGGGACTTTCCTCTCAGCGATCATGGTGGAAGGACAATAGTCCAGGCTGTGCAATCAGAAACCTCCCAACCACTAGGTGGCAGCATCTGGAAAGTCCTGCTCTGGTCTCTGAAATGGGCTGCATGCTTGAGTATCAGTACATCGAGGTTGTGCACAGTGCCCTGCAGCTGTTCCTTTCC GCCATTGGATTTGTATTTGCCTGCTATGTCGTCAGCATCTTCACTGAAGAGGATGACccatgttt ATTTGTATAA
- the nkain5 gene encoding sodium/potassium-transporting ATPase subunit beta-1-interacting protein 3 isoform X1, with protein MGHCTGRCMLIFFCTVQLITAVERQVFDFLGYQWAPILVNFLHIIVVILVLFGTVQYKPRYIVLYIAWTVFWVTWNIFICCLYLDLGGLSKDSDYLSLGLSSQRSWWKDNSPGCAIRNLPTTRWQHLESPALVSEMGCMLEYQYIEVVHSALQLFLSAIGFVFACYVVSIFTEEDDPYLYK; from the exons ATGGGGCACTGCACTGGGAGGTGTATGTTGATATTCTTCTGCACTGTTCAGCTG atCACTGCTGTGGAGAGACAGGTGTTTGATTTTCTAGGTTACCAGTGGGCGCCCATCCTTGTCAACTTCCTGCACATCATTGTGGTGATATTGGTCTTGTTTGGGACAGTCCAGTACAAGCCCCGTTATATAGTTTTG TATATAGCCTGGACTGTGTTTTGGGTGACATGGAACATCTTTATCTGTTGCCTTTATCTAGACCTTGGAGGACTCTCAAAG GACAGTGATTATCTGTCATTGGGACTTTCCTCTCAGCGATCATGGTGGAAGGACAATAGTCCAGGCTGTGCAATCAGAAACCTCCCAACCACTAGGTGGCAGCATCTGGAAAGTCCTGCTCTGGTCTCTGAAATGGGCTGCATGCTTGAGTATCAGTACATCGAGGTTGTGCACAGTGCCCTGCAGCTGTTCCTTTCC GCCATTGGATTTGTATTTGCCTGCTATGTCGTCAGCATCTTCACTGAAGAGGATGACccat ATTTGTATAAGTAA